In Nicotiana tabacum cultivar K326 chromosome 17, ASM71507v2, whole genome shotgun sequence, one DNA window encodes the following:
- the LOC142172102 gene encoding protein FAR1-RELATED SEQUENCE 9-like has protein sequence MHEFFDGYITRQSTLSMFVHQYELAIRAKHAKELEAEYMSKGFQIVCESLFKWEEKLRKLYHCEVSSPDDHQVVPGVEKFIFSDYSVVQKNGENLGEYTVEYIPIGDYFSCSYKWFKSRGILYFHILKILSYKKIDKIDERYILTRWKSDVIRPHLDQFHQVG, from the exons ATGCATGAGTTCTTTGATGGATATATTACCCGTCAAAGCACTCTTAGCATGTTTGTTCACCAATATGAGCTAGCTATAAGAGCTAAGCATGCGAAAGAGTTGGAAGCGGAATACATGTCAAAGGGCTTTCAAATTGTGTGTGAGTCATTGTTCAAGTGGGAGGAGAAG CTAAGGAAATTGTATCATTGTGAAGTCAGCAGCCCCGACGATCATCAAGTTGTCCCTGGTGTTGAGAAATTCATCTTTAGTGATTATTCAGTTGTacaaaaaaatggtgaaaatctaGGAGAGTACACTGTTGAATATATACCTATCGGTGATTATTTTAGTTGCAGCTACAAATGGTTCAAGTCTAGAGGGATACTTTATTTCCATATACTCAAGATCTTGTCGTACAAGAAGATTgataaaattgatgaaaggtaTATACTGACAAGGTGGAAAAGCGATGTTATTAGGCCACACTTGGATCAGTTCCATCAAGTTGGTTAA